The Rutidosis leptorrhynchoides isolate AG116_Rl617_1_P2 unplaced genomic scaffold, CSIRO_AGI_Rlap_v1 contig55, whole genome shotgun sequence DNA segment TGGCATCCCAAGTATAACCGAGGCTTGGCATTTGAACCAGTCTTTTGCACGCACCTTCTAAACACCTTTGGAGGCTGCAGCCATGACTCACTACTGCTAACTTTGCCAAATAATAGGCTTAATTTAATGTTTGAGTCTCTATGTGAGATTGAGTTCACAAGTTAGGACACATGGAACATCAACAAAACACACCATGCCAAACCTGCAGAGTACATATACTTGCCCAAAACAAAGGATTTATACCTTGCGTTTTCTATCATCAAGAGGCTGGACTTCTATAGCAAGATAGGAATCTACATCGTCCGCATTAACAAGATAATTTGGTTGCTTTGCGCCTGTCATCAGGAACTCCTAATATAAGGCAAGACCATTGAGAGAGAAAAGGGAAAGTTTCAAACCGAGCAATGAGATGAAGATACCTTCTATGTAATTGACAGATCCATCTTCCAAATGCCGCACCCACTGTCAATCCCAAAAACGGAAACGATGTCATATCAGAGTTCTGCCTCGACATCAGATGAAAAGATCCCAGACGCAATGCAACAAACTTGGACAACAGTAAATATGTGGAAATTATGGTCAGAATCATGAACTATACCTCAAAATTACAACTGGTTGTACCATTGATAGAGTATCCAGATGCTTGTAGTTCTTTTCCAGGATAGGCTTCACCTGAAATTTGGAGGCCTTCTATTGCAGGTAATGCATCATCAGCAGCTGCATGTTACAAGCCATGAAAAAACTTCAGATTACCCAAAATTGATCATAGATGAAATAAATAAGTAACTAGGAAGATAACTTTTTTACCttcagaaaaagaagaagaaggttcTTCAAGAACTGGTGGCAGGAAAGGAGAATATGAGGGATCATCAAGTGTTGTTGTATAAGGAGAGTTCCCTGGCCAATTTGAAGGCTCCCTCTCATTTTGATGTCCCTCTGTGTCAGACTCATCTATGTCACCATTGCTAACAGGATCGCGAAATGTGACCTGCTTGTTCACGCCTTCATCACCATTCTTTGCTATATTTACATCTGCTCTAGTAACTGCAAGCTGCGCAGGCATATCATGAGCCGCTTCATTCCTGACAAAACTAACGTGTTTGATTAGGACATCACATGGAGCGACTTCTAGACCTTGGCAATCTCATGTTGATTGAAAGCAATGCCTTACAATTAAATATTACTATGCATTAGAGAATTTTTCTAGATAAGAATCCACTCAACATTTTCTTCTATCAAAACAGAAAATTTCAATAACTGAAAAAATCAACATGATTAGTATTCTAAAAAGCCCAACATTAGCGTGCACATTTTTACAGTCATCCATTCATATGAAAACAACTGACATAGAAGTTCAATGAAATCAGGACCCACCAACAAATGCAAAGCTGTGTAATTTGTACATACAGAGCAGTCTCCATTTTACCAGTCTCACCTGCTCGAAAGAGGTGAAAACCTCCCCAAGTCATCAAATTCTAGATTCCTTGTGATAACACCACCCGAATCACCCTGAGGATGACCCAAATGATCCCAATCAGTGGCCGTCTGTACATGTGAAGAAGTAGTTGGTATCTTTCCTTGAGAATACATTGGCTGAGCCACCAATTCAAGCCCATGTTTATTCTGACAATAAAACAAAAGAAGTTAAGCACATCATTTAGGCAGACAAGGAGACAAGGTCTAAAAAGCCATATGAGCATACTGAAGTCAAATCTGCACCAATGGAATGAGATGCTGACTGTGGGTCATCTGTGCGCCAAGGTGCCAATTGATACTGCAACTCCTTTAGCTTTGACTGAGGCCCATAAAAAGAACAAAATAAATTCAAAGTACAGCCTCAAGATATTGGAAAAGAATGCTCAAATTAACTTCATGCATATGAAACCAAGATTAAAAAGAAAAATGTAGCAAATTACAATGAAAAATCCCGTCAACGTAACATACCTCAGTTACTATAAGCTTTTCTTGCAGATGCTTGAAAAGAACCTGCAAATGAATGTCCCTATTAATGAGGATTGAATGGTATTTAAGAAAACATAAGCATCAAGAACCAACAAAACAAGTTTTATACAGAAATTGTTCACACAATTTCAaaagcataaaattaaaattcgagACTAACCTTGACGTTGCTAACAATCGACTGGGCATCAGTGCCCTGTGGCTGCAAAGAATAATCTGAAAGCAGGGGCAATAAAGATGAGACGAATGTTGATCGTTCTTGCTGTGCAGCCTGAAAGAATACAACATTAAACATTATCATCAATCCACTGATAAGTAAAGGGAAAATCATCGAAAGCAGATTCATATAAAAGGAAAAACTAGTAATGAACCAACAGCCCTCTGTACAGCTTGTGTATTAATCTACTATATCTGTATACATAGATATATAATTGTTTAGAAGCCTACAGTCAGTAAAATGCTTCCAAAAACAGATAACAGAATGTGCAAGATCAAGTCAGCATAAATGATTTTGAAAATGTAAATAAGCAAAAACTTCCTAAACCTACCTGTAACTGATAGGTGAGACGTATATTTTCTTCAATTATGTCCTGTCTATAAGAGAGAGCTTTAGAAGCAGCATCTACAAGCTCTTGTTGTTGTTGATCAAAGGCCTAATGTCCCAAAGACGAATAAGAAGATCCAACATAACATTCAATAATGATCCTCAAGTGTAAGAGAAAATGATaaagattaaaaataaaaaaaccATATAAAAGGCGTTATAAAGGAACGAGAACTGAGCACACCAGGCGCATATACGCGATGCGTTTTTCTAGAAGATACTTTTCATTCCGTATTTGTCCTtcctataataataaataaatcgtTACATTTTCTTCAAATAGAAGCATATTTACCATTTCCTTTAAAATGCCAGACATACCATACCTTGATAGAATATTCAGCAAGATGTTTACGTAGCTGCATAATCTCTTCTTCGTGTTCCTGCAATGTCATACAAGGTCCATTAAAATTACGGAGCATTAGCAACTTACACATTGAAGagcaaacccaaaaaaaaaaaaaaaaatatcatcattAGAGCATACCTGCTTCCACAAGCTGCTAGAATTATCATTGCTCTCGATTTGAGCCACAGATTTCGAAATATTGGGTTTTGACCGCCATCGGAACCACCAGATTCTTCTGATTTCTGTACACAAAAATTACAATATTATGGATAATACATTCGTTCAAAGTAAACAGTTACGAAGCTTTGTAAGTCTTACATATCTTTCGAGCTCGTGCATCTTCCGCTGTAATTCATTTCGTAATCGATTGTTCTCATCGACCTGCTGTTTGATGGTAGCCTCCGCAGCTTCCACAGCTTTCATCACCTGGAATAAGCTGTTATTCTCACTATTGATGTCCTCGACGTTGTTGTTTTTCACAGGAAGGCCATCAAAATTCAACGCCAATCCAGATAGCTTATCAGTTAATCTCTTCTTTTCCTCATGATCTCCGTCTTCATGCAAACCATTCTCCATAGCTTACAAATTGAATCACGCACACAAGTAGCACTGCTTTCTATCACACTACAAATTACAAGCTCTGATGCTTCAACATGAATGATTGGACAATTGAATTCCAATGAATTTCTGAATGTCTCTATCAATTTGAAACCCTAAATGACACTatgaactattatgaatcgttGTCGCAGTAAAGTTCAGAGTTAAAATAAATTACCGATGAGCGAGGTAGGGAGAGAGTGCGAGTGTAGAAGATGCAGGGAAATGTGCAGCAAAAGAGGTCCCTGAAATTTTTTCTGTCAGTGTGTGCTTTAGCAAATGGATAATTGGATTAAGGGTCCCTAAACTATGAAACAATCACAATGGGTCCATTTGAAGAGTTAACATGGCGGTTAGTTAGTTAACGGGTTTGTTATTTTCACGTGAGCAGCAACTAACGAGCTGGACCTGTACGGACTTATGTGATAAACTTATTATGTTTGGAAGGCGTTAAGTTAGTTTCAGGACTCATTCGTGATTTTTGTCATAATTTAAAGACCTGCAGTGTAATTCGAAATAAGTTAGTCTCACGGCTATCGGTTATAAAAATACCGAGAAGACTAAAAAAAATGTGTCAATCGATGGAAACAAAATTTTATGTTATGGAGACAGATACGAAAACGGATAGTCAATTGCAAATTCTAAAATTTAATGATATAGAGATGGTTagtattaaatttatttaaaatataataattttaaaaaatattaaataactttaaaaataaattaaattatcATATAATTTGAAAAATTTAGAGAACTTAAAACTTATAAatctataattaaaaaaaaaaaaattacgttgGGAATGCTTTTAAACAGTTTTTTTTATCATGATTCAAAAAACGTATTTAGAGACATTTtttcattttcaatcaaattttttTACACTTTATCATTCATTGTCGCCGTAAACCCGCTTCCGAAACGTCTCCATAATGGAAACGGTAATGGAGCCGCTGTCCCAAGTATCATGAAAACAAATACTATTTCATGTCTCAACGTATCATCTCTTTTCTTTTTTCTTATATAATTAATTTCTTTAGTTTAATTAGACATTGAATGCGGACTTCCATCTCTCCACTTTACCGTTGCTTTAAACGACTTGAATTAATGAAAGCTCATTTtaattttagaaaaaaaaaaaaccgtATATATTCGTCCTTCACGTTTTATTTGTAATACTTTTTCAGTCCCTGAAGTTTTTCCGTTAGCCTAACAATCATCACGTTTTCCACTAGCGGCCAAAAATATCCCTCCGTCGTTAATTTCACCTACGTGGCATCTATGTGGCGACAATTCATGCCTAGTCCGCTAACGGACACATATAATTGCGACACGTGTCAGTGACAAGTCACAATTTTTTGCAAAAAAAATATGGATTTTTATGACGTGTCACAAATATATTGGTCTATTAGCTTTCTAGGTGCCACATGTGCAAAGTTAACGACGAAAGGATATTTTTAATCGCTAACAGAAAACGTGAGGATTTGTTAGACCAACGAAAAAACGTGAGGGACTGTAAAGGTATTCCAAGTAAAACGTGAAGGACGAATATATACTATttctctttaaaaaaaaaaagacattcAAACTCAAGTATTAAGAATCAACGAaatcatttttagaaaaataatcatttttattaggCGACTTTTTGAAATGAATGAAATGCATAAAAGAATTGGgatatgaaattatgataagttCTAGTGTGTAATGTCTTGTGCGTGCGTATGAAGACATTCATTGCCAAGTTTTCGAGATTATCATCGGTCATCATTAATATTCATCATTGTATCATCAcactttttcttttctttcatgttTTCTAGTTAACAGTGAATTTTTAACTTGGTAAATATTTTAGCTCTAATATTGTCCATGATCATGTCTATGCTTATTCTTAACCAACTTGCCCGTTTAGTATCACGATTTGAAAATCTACTTCGTTGTACTTGACCTCTATTTTACTTGCTTATATAAGGTATGGCAAACAATAGGAATATCTTTTGAATTTTCACAATAGATGTACTAACACAATCATAAACGGTATACTATTTTTGGACAATGCTCTCCCATCACGTACGGTTTTTATGTCAAAATCCTAAAATTTTCGTCTAATAGATCAATGATAGTTGACTTAAATAATTTCGACCACATTAATgcatatttaaataaaataaaccaACAATTGTATTTGAAAAGCAACTTTTATTTGACTAATGACATCGCCCTCTTCACAAGTGTTTTTGGGAGATTAAACatcagtatttatttattttatttcttaaAAGTAAGCAGTAGGGAACTGAAGAAATCTAGCTGTCAAGAGTAAACAAGTGCTACATATGCATGCACATGTAATTAAAGAATGTGTGTGAATGGGTGGACCTTGCATTTTTTAGGCAGATTCTGACTGACTTCTCTTCAGTTTGATTTACTCATACTGAGGTGCTGATAAATTTTCGTAAAAGAACAAGTCaaaatttatttctttattttcatcaaaaataaaaataaaatgtaattagtccTATAAGGTAAAAACTTGAGTTTTACATGTACATGCTAATTTCTTTAGGGCATGACTAGTGAGAATTGTATCTATAAAAAAATTGTAAATGTTCAAATTTAGAGATGCTATTCATTCACTTATTTCCACGGTTTGATTGGTTAATAAGATTTTATAATATGCAATTTGTATATTTTTTATTCCTCCTCAAATAATATAAATGAACAAAGCAAATCAAGTACAGTTAAAATTGAATTGAAACATCTACAATATTATCATTAGTGATCTTAAGTGTGCTCATAGTCATTGGTAAAGAACGCAAGCAAGTAGAGACATCTAGTAGCGAAGAAATTAGTTTCTCAACTTGTTCCAGCTCCATTCACCTTTCCCCAAATTCCCTTTTAAGCAGCTTCATGTTTTTATTGAACTTCTCGCGATTTCGTTATAATGGTTTGAAACGAGATCGTTCTTAAAATGTTGAAAAACATAAGAATGCATATAAAATCAGCAATGACATAGTTAAGGTAGGTATTTTATACCTAAATTTTTTTCCGTATAAAAAATGCCTATGCGAATAACTGGTTctacaaaataatttttttttccgaGGTAATTCAATTAATTTCTTTTTACTAAAAGCTAACAGTTTTTAAATATTTTGAGGTAATTAAATCAAGCTATTAATTTAACAATATTACAATAACTAGTAAATACAATTGTACACAGAGCTCCGCAGTAGCACTGGCTAATCGAAGCCCGGCTGCggaaataattttttattt contains these protein-coding regions:
- the LOC139884419 gene encoding uncharacterized protein, with the protein product MENGLHEDGDHEEKKRLTDKLSGLALNFDGLPVKNNNVEDINSENNSLFQVMKAVEAAEATIKQQVDENNRLRNELQRKMHELERYVRLTKLQIRRIWWFRWRSKPNISKSVAQIESNDNSSSLWKQEHEEEIMQLRKHLAEYSIKEGQIRNEKYLLEKRIAYMRLAFDQQQQELVDAASKALSYRQDIIEENIRLTYQLQAAQQERSTFVSSLLPLLSDYSLQPQGTDAQSIVSNVKVLFKHLQEKLIVTESKLKELQYQLAPWRTDDPQSASHSIGADLTSNKHGLELVAQPMYSQGKIPTTSSHVQTATDWDHLGHPQGDSGGVITRNLEFDDLGRFSPLSSRNEAAHDMPAQLAVTRADVNIAKNGDEGVNKQVTFRDPVSNGDIDESDTEGHQNEREPSNWPGNSPYTTTLDDPSYSPFLPPVLEEPSSSFSEAADDALPAIEGLQISGEAYPGKELQASGYSINGTTSCNFEWVRHLEDGSVNYIEGAKQPNYLVNADDVDSYLAIEVQPLDDRKRKGELVKVFANEHRKITCEPGMQLFIEKALHQGHASFKVSYSSRFLDIWEQATLAIKRDAFSVKCSGSSGVVVTEKFSPSTSVAIPYGHDMEFVVICSDNSEYLLRAEGNPTDFSCSRDTIVLTMRLFILRAGEKKKGKKRVFLFNEKTTQANIN